A single Vanacampus margaritifer isolate UIUO_Vmar chromosome 14, RoL_Vmar_1.0, whole genome shotgun sequence DNA region contains:
- the exosc2 gene encoding exosome complex component RRP4, giving the protein MAADMRLPTIRKLISHSFSTGDRRDLVVPGDVITSDSGFMRGHGTYVDEEKLTASVAGEVQRVDKLICVRPLKTRFNGEVGDVVVGRITEVQQKRWKVETNSRLDSVLLLSSVNLPGGELRRRSAEDELTMREYLLEGDLISAEVQSVFSDGALSLHTRSLKYGKLGQGVLVQLSPSLIKRQKTHFHNLPCGASIILGNNGFVWLYPTPGQQDEEAGGFYTSLEPISLSDREVISRLRNCLLALAAHKVLLFDTSVLYCYESSLQHQVKDILKPEVMEEIVMLTQQKLIEQEG; this is encoded by the exons ATGGCGGCTGACATGAGATTACCAACCATTAGAAAACTAATCTCTCATTCCTTTTCCACTGGAGATAGAAGAGATTTGGTCGTGCCTGGCGATGTGATCACGTCAGATTCTGGTTTCATGAG GGGCCACGGTACTTATGTGGATGAGGAGAAACTGACAGCGTCTGTGGCCGGAGAAGTTCAGCGAGTGGACAAACTAATCTGTGTGAGACCACTCAAGACCAG GTTTAACGGAGAGGTTGGTGATGTTGTGGTTGGCAGAATCACAGAG GTACAACAGAAGCGGTGGAAGGTGGAGACAAACTCCCGACTTGACTCTGTCCTCTTGTTGTCTTCTGTGAACCTGCCTGGAGGagagctg AGGAGGAGATCAGCAGAAGACGAGCTCACGATGAGAGAATATCTCCTTGAAGGCGACCTCATCAGT gcagaggtgcagtcggTCTTCTCAGATGGCGCCTTGTCGCTTCACACTCGTAGCTTAAAGTACGGCAAA CTTGGCCAGGGAGTACTGGTCCAGCTTTCGCCATCTCtcatcaaaagacaaaaaactcATTTCCACAATCTTCCATGCGGCGCCTCCATCATCCTGGGTAATAACGGCTTTGTGTGGCTGTATCCCACACCCGGACAGCAGGATGAGGAGGCTGGGGGCTTCTACACCAGCCTCGAG CCTATCAGCCTGTCTGACCGCGAGGTGATTTCCAGGTTAAGGAACTGCCTGTTGGCTTTGGCAGCGCACAAGGTCCTCCTGTTCGACACCAGTGTTCTCTACTGCTATGAATCTTCACTACAACACCAG GTTAAAGACATTCTGAAACCAGAAGTGATGGAGGAGATTGTAATGCTGACACAACAGAAGCTTATTGAACAGGAAGGTTAA